Part of the Gallaecimonas xiamenensis 3-C-1 genome is shown below.
GGGCCCAGCGGCGCGCCAGTTCCTTGAGGGTGCTGACATCCAGGTTGCGGTAGTGGAAGTAGGCTTCCAGCTCGGGCATGTACTTGACCAAAAAACGCCGGTCCTGGCCGATGGAATTGCCGCAGATGGGGGAGGCACCCTTGTCGACCCACCGGGCCAGAAAGTCCAGGGTCTGGCGTTCGGCGTCGGCCTCGGACACGTTGCTGGCTTTGACCCGGGCAATCAGGCCGTTGTTGGTGTGGGTGCGGGTGCACCATTCATCCATGGCATCCAGCAGGGCGTCGCTCTGGTGCACGGCCAGCACAGGGCCTTCGGCCAGCACATTGAGGTCTGGGTCGGTGACGATAGTGGCGATCTCGATGATCCTTTCCCGCTCCGGGTCCAGCCCGGTCATTTCCAGATCGATCCAAATCAGGTTGTCTTTGCTCATGGGTTTTCTTCTACAGGCTGACCTCGGTGTATCATAGGGTTTTACGTTAGCAGCAGCCAGGAGCAAAGTGGCCAAACGCAGCAAACTGACCCAGGGCCAACAGCGGCGGGTCAAGGCCAACCAGGCCAAACGCCTCAAGCAAAAAGACGAGGTACAGTTCGACGACGAACTGCTGGGCCCCGCCGAAGAGGGCCTGGTGCTGTCGCGCTTCGGCCAGCACGCCGACGTGGAAAGCAGCGACGGCCAGGTTTTTCGCCTCAATATCCGCCGCACCGTCGATTCCCTGGTGACCGGGGACAGGGTAGTCTGGCGCCGGGGCAATGAAGCCATGGCCGGTATCAATGGCGTGGTAGAAGCTGTGCATGAGCGCCATTCGGTAATGACCCGCCCGGATTTTTACGACGGCATCAAGCCGGTGGCCGCCAACATCGACCAGATGTGTATCGTTTCCTCGGTGCTGCCAGTGCTCTCTACCCATATCATCGACCGCTACCTGGTGGCGGCCGAAACCCTGGGGGTGGCGTCATTGATCATCCTCAACAAGACCGACCTGCTGGACCCTGCAACCCGAAGCGACGCCGAGGCCCAATTGCAGCTTTACCAGGACATTGGCTACAAGGTATTGCTGGTGTCGGTAAAGCAGGGTGAAGGTATGGCCGATCTTGAAGCCTATCTGCGCGACGAAATCAGCATTTTCGTCGGCCAGTCCGGGGTGGGTAAATCGTCCCTGGTCAACCGGCTACTACCCCAGGCCGGGCTGCTGGAAGGGGCCATTTCAGAGGGGTCTGGCCTTGGCCAGCACACCACTACTGTGGCGCGGCTCTTTCACTTCCCCAGCGGCGGTGACCTGATCGACTCTCCCGGTATCCGCGAATTTGCCCTTTGGCACCTGGACGAAACCACCATCGCCAGGGGCTTTCGGGATTTTCGCGATTTCCTGGGGACCTGCAAGTTTCGCGACTGCAAGCACAAGGCCGACCCTGGTTGCGCCCTGCAGGCAGCCGTGGCGCAGGGAGAACTGGCTCCCACGCGCTTGGAAAGTTACCATCGCATCGTCGACTCCCTGGCGGAGAGCCGACCCAGTTACGCATAACAACATGCGCTCAGCGCCCACATTGCCAAGGATATGACCGGTGTTTGACCAACTGAAAATCGCCCTGCAGTACATGATCCCCCAACACGGGCTGTCACGCCTGACCGGCTGGCTTGCCAGTGCCCGTATGGGAGTGCTGACCACGGCCTTTATCCGCTTCTTCATCAACCGCTACAAGGTGGACATGAGCGAGGCCAAGGACGAGTCTCCCGCCGCCTACGACAGTTTCAACGCCTTCTTTACCCGTGAACTGAAAGACGGCCTGCGTCCCCTGGCAGACAGCGACCTGGTGTTGCCGGTGGACGGTACCGTCAGCCAGCTGGGCCCGGTGACCGACGGGCGCATCATCCAGGCCAAGGGCCACGACTACAGCGCCGAGGCCCTGTTGGGGGTGCCGGAGCTGGCTGCCCCCTTCCAAAGCGGCGCCTTCTCCACCATCTACCTGGCCCCCCGTGACTACCATCGCATCCATATGCCCATCAAGGGCAAGCTCACCGACATGGTCTACGTGCCCGGCGCTCTGTTCTCGGTCAACCCCCTAACCGCCGAAAACGTGCCTGGCCTTTTTGCCCGCAACGAGCGGGTGGTCACCCTGTGGGAAACCGAAGTGGGCCCCATGGCCCTGGTACTGGTGGGTGCCACCATAGTGGCCAGCATCGAAACCGTCTGGGCCGGCACCGTCACCCCGCCCACCGGCAAAGGGGTGCGTCACTGGGATTATCGCAACCTCAAGACCATCGAGCTGGACAAGGGTGAAGAGATGGGCCGCTTCAAGCTGGGTAGCACTGTGGTGTTGCTGTTCGGCGACCAGGCGGTGAACTTCGCCCAAGAGCTGGCCCCCGGTGTCACCACCCGCCTGGGCGGGGCCTTCGCTCAAAAAGCCGGATGACGGCAAACCGCAGCCTCTGGGAGCTGCACCTGGCGGTAGCGCTGTTTGGCGGTACCGCCCTCTTTGCCAAACTGATCCCCCTTGGCGCCTTGGACATGACGGTGCTGCGCTGCCTGGTGGCCGCCCTGACCCTGGCCCTGGTAGTCAAGGTGGCCAGGGGCCGGCTGCGGCTGGGCAGCTTTCGCGAATACGGTATTGCCCTGGTGCTGGGGCTGGTGGTCAGCCTGCACTGGGTTACCTACTTTGCCTCCATGCAGGTGTCCACCGTGGCGGTGGGGATGATCGCCTTTTTCACCTACCCGGTGATGGCAGTGCTGCTCGAGCCCCTGTTAAAACGCCAGTTGCCGAGCCTTCGGGATCTCGGGGCCGCTGCCGTGGTGCTGGCGGGCATAGTGCTTATCCTGCCGGACACCGATCTTGGCAACAGCACCACCCAAGGGGTGGCCCTGGGAGTACTGTCGGCTCTGCTCTTTACCCTCAGAAACCTGCTGCACAAGCACCAATTCAGCCACCACTCCGGCCCCAAGGCCATGTTCTACCAATGCCTGGTGGCCGTTTTGGTGCTGGCCCCTTTCCAGTCCGACGCCGCCCTGGCCATGCCGGCTTGGGGCTGGGGCCTGGTGCTGGTGCTGGGCATCGGCTTTACCGCCACCCCCCACGCCTTGCTGGCCCAGGCCCTGGGTAACCTCAAGGTCAAAAGCGTGGCGCTGATTTCCTGTCTACAACCTATCTACGCCAGCGTTTTGGCGGCCTTGGTGCTGCATGAAATACCGGATTGGCGTACCCTCCTTGGCGGAGCGCTGGTGGTTAGCGCCGCCGTCTTTGAAACCCTGGCCGCCAGGACCCAGAAACCTTGAGTCAGGGCCGCCGGGTTCTGGCGGCCCTGCCTTAAAAGCCCTAGGATAAGAGGGCCTTATGTTCAGGGAAGTTGCCATGCCCGCACTGCTCCGTGCCTGTCTCGTTTTCTTGCTGCTGTGCGCCAGCGCCCAGGCCAGTACCCCTATCCAAAAACTGCTCAAAGAGCAGATGCAGAGCAAGGCCCAGGCCGCCAAGAAAACCACCGATCCCCAAGGGGACCAGCTGGCCAGCCTCTACACCGAGGCCGCCCAGCTGCTGGAACAGCGGGACGAGCACCAGAAGGTCGCCGCCCAGTACCAGGCCGTCATCGACAGCTTCCCCAAGGTGCAGCCGCAAAAAGAGGCGGCGGTTGCCCAGTACCAGTCCCCTGCGATCCCCCGCTATGTGACCTGGAACGAGAGCAAGCTCGACCAGGCCCTGCCGGCCGTCATCAGCGAGCAGCAAAAGCTGAACGACCAGCTGGACAAGGTGATCAACGAACAAAGCCGGATCTCCAGCCGTATCGGCCAGGCCAGCCTGCAGGCCGCCAGCCTGAGGGCAGAGCTTGCCCAGCAGCAACAGGATCTGGACAGCCTGTCCGGCTCCGGCGCCCTGGACCAGGCCAAGATGGCCCTGGCCCAGGCCAAGGTAGCCATGCTGGGGGCCTGGGTGCACCGCCTGGAGTTGGAAGACGCCTCCGCCAGCCAGCGGCTGCGTATCAAGGAATTGGAGCAGGAATTGCTGAGCCTGCAGCTGGCCGACAAGGTAGCCCAGCAATCGGCCCTGCAATCGGCCCTTAACGCCAAGCGCCAGGCCCGGATCCAGGCCA
Proteins encoded:
- the orn gene encoding oligoribonuclease, whose amino-acid sequence is MSKDNLIWIDLEMTGLDPERERIIEIATIVTDPDLNVLAEGPVLAVHQSDALLDAMDEWCTRTHTNNGLIARVKASNVSEADAERQTLDFLARWVDKGASPICGNSIGQDRRFLVKYMPELEAYFHYRNLDVSTLKELARRWAPEVLKGFKKGETHLALDDIRESIAELRHYRQHFLKVPVA
- the rsgA gene encoding small ribosomal subunit biogenesis GTPase RsgA, with translation MAKRSKLTQGQQRRVKANQAKRLKQKDEVQFDDELLGPAEEGLVLSRFGQHADVESSDGQVFRLNIRRTVDSLVTGDRVVWRRGNEAMAGINGVVEAVHERHSVMTRPDFYDGIKPVAANIDQMCIVSSVLPVLSTHIIDRYLVAAETLGVASLIILNKTDLLDPATRSDAEAQLQLYQDIGYKVLLVSVKQGEGMADLEAYLRDEISIFVGQSGVGKSSLVNRLLPQAGLLEGAISEGSGLGQHTTTVARLFHFPSGGDLIDSPGIREFALWHLDETTIARGFRDFRDFLGTCKFRDCKHKADPGCALQAAVAQGELAPTRLESYHRIVDSLAESRPSYA
- the asd gene encoding archaetidylserine decarboxylase (Phosphatidylserine decarboxylase is synthesized as a single chain precursor. Generation of the pyruvoyl active site from a Ser is coupled to cleavage of a Gly-Ser bond between the larger (beta) and smaller (alpha chains). It is an integral membrane protein.) gives rise to the protein MFDQLKIALQYMIPQHGLSRLTGWLASARMGVLTTAFIRFFINRYKVDMSEAKDESPAAYDSFNAFFTRELKDGLRPLADSDLVLPVDGTVSQLGPVTDGRIIQAKGHDYSAEALLGVPELAAPFQSGAFSTIYLAPRDYHRIHMPIKGKLTDMVYVPGALFSVNPLTAENVPGLFARNERVVTLWETEVGPMALVLVGATIVASIETVWAGTVTPPTGKGVRHWDYRNLKTIELDKGEEMGRFKLGSTVVLLFGDQAVNFAQELAPGVTTRLGGAFAQKAG
- a CDS encoding DMT family transporter produces the protein MTANRSLWELHLAVALFGGTALFAKLIPLGALDMTVLRCLVAALTLALVVKVARGRLRLGSFREYGIALVLGLVVSLHWVTYFASMQVSTVAVGMIAFFTYPVMAVLLEPLLKRQLPSLRDLGAAAVVLAGIVLILPDTDLGNSTTQGVALGVLSALLFTLRNLLHKHQFSHHSGPKAMFYQCLVAVLVLAPFQSDAALAMPAWGWGLVLVLGIGFTATPHALLAQALGNLKVKSVALISCLQPIYASVLAALVLHEIPDWRTLLGGALVVSAAVFETLAARTQKP